In one window of Ostrinia nubilalis chromosome 19, ilOstNubi1.1, whole genome shotgun sequence DNA:
- the LOC135081256 gene encoding protein arginine methyltransferase NDUFAF7 homolog, mitochondrial produces MISIMNTRNIFRMCNKMIIPSISSRSYGYKVIKRPDPKTLKMPAPGSAPSLMEIIKEKIRLNGPITVAEYMHIVITNPTEGYYMKKEVIGEAGDFITSPEISQLFGEILAIWFYAETQKMGFGKPLNIVELGPGKGTLMVDILRVLNRLGYESSNVSLHLVEVSSTMQNVQANRLCISHRATDIESPYNYEGETLSGIKVYWYNDLKKVPHEFSWYIAHEFFDVLPIHKFQKTEDGWKEILIDIDETGKLYYRISAKETQSVKVLLRPPLDSGDRTEIEVSPRSLGIARQLAQRVDECGGIALIADYGHEGEKGDTFRAFHKHKVVDPLENPGASDLTADVDFMQLRIAAAKTPSDDNYAIVMGPVQQNDFLERMQARVRLQVLMDNAKTEEEKEKIKSAYEMLVDPKKMGERFKFMAFYPSSMEKILEQHPPLGFSVPKP; encoded by the exons ATGATTTCGATTATGAATACTAGAAATATATTTCGAATGTGCAATAAAATGATAATACCATCAATATCGTCGAGGAGCTACGgctacaaagtaataaaaagacCGGATCCTAAAACATTGAAAATGCCTGCACCGGGCTCGGCTCCTAGTTTAATGGAAATAATTAAAGAGAAGATCCGTCTAAATGGGCCTATAACAGTGGCCGAGTACATGCACATAGTGATAACGAACCCTACAGAAGGATATTACATGAAGAAGGAAGTGATTGGCGAAGCAGGGGATTTCATAACCTCTCCAGAAATAAGTCAGCTGTTTGGAGAAATCCTTGCCATCTGGTTTTACGCAGAAACGCAGAAAATGGGTTTCGGCAAACCCTTGAATATCGTTGAACTTGGTCCCGGGAAAGGAACTTTAATGGTCGACATTTTAAGG GTTCTTAATCGTCTTGGCTATGAATCAAGCAATGTGAGCCTACACTTAGTTGAAGTCTCATCTACGATGCAAAATGTGCAAGCAAACAGGCTTTGTATATCACACAGGGCTACTGATATAGAATCTCCATATAATTATGAG ggTGAAACGTTAAGCGGTATCAAAGTATACTGGTATAATGACTTGAAAAAGGTGCCACATGAATTTTCCTGGTATATAGCCCATGAATTCTTTGATGTACTTCCCATTCATAAGTTTCAG AAAACTGAAGATGGCTGGAAAGAAATATTAATAGACATAGATGAAACTGGTAAACTTTATTATAGAATATCAGCAAAAGAAACACAATCAGTAAAGGTATTACTGCGACCACCACTGGACTCTGGAGACCGAACTGAAATTGAAGTCAGTCCAAGAAGTCTCGGTATCGCTAGACAACTTGCTCAGAGAGTTGATGAGTGTGGAGGAATAGCGTTGATCGCTGACTACGGCCATGAAGGTGAAAAAGGAGACACATTTAGG GCGTTCCATAAGCATAAAGTGGTAGACCCATTAGAGAACCCTGGTGCCAGTGACCTCACCGCTGATGTGGATTTCATGCAGCTTAGAATCGCAGCTGCCAAAACTCCAAGCGATGACAACTATGCCATAGTAATGGGCCCTGTGCAACAGAACGATTTCTTGGAAAGAATGCAGGCACGAGTGCGTTTACAG gTACTGATGGACAATGCTAAGACAgaagaagagaaagaaaaaaTCAAAAGTGCATACGAGATGCTAGTGGATCCTAAAAAAATGGGCGAAAGATTTAAATTTATGGCATTCTACCCATCTTCCATGGAAAAGATATTGGAACAGCATCCGCCTTTAGGTTTTTCTGTACCTAAACcctag